In Desulfosporosinus youngiae DSM 17734, the genomic stretch GTCTTGGAACATTAAAAAATGGAATTGGTCAGGAACCCTGGTCACAATGTCAACCGCGATCTTTGCGTTGGTATCCCTTATTTCTGTATACATCTCGATCACTACCTGGCAAATACAGCGCGAAGCAGCACGCCCATACTTTACGTTTTTGGAATCTCCATCTATCCGGCTTACCGGGAGTTTAAGTTATGAATTCGAATTCAAATTCAAAAACGTAGGAACCCATCCGGCTACAAATCTGTTCAGCAGAACCTTGGTTTTTGAGCAGCAATTACTGCAAACGCCAATTCTGATCGATGACTACACTGTAGTTAATGATATTCCCAGGGATACTACAACCAGTTTGCTCCTTAATCTTAATGACCCGGACTTAGTAGAAAAAACTAATATCAATCCGCATTTTGTTATCATTTGCTTAAGATATGCTGATCCAATCGTCCATAAATCCTATACCCAAACAATTTATCTTAAATGGGCCGGAGTCATAGCAGGAAGCAAACAACCCTTAATCCACGTCGAAATGAGTGAGAAAGAAGCCATTTTAAACTACTTAGAAACTCATCATTTACTTGAATAACATTGAAAATCACCTTCCGGCCAAATAATAAAAAACCCGTCCAAAGGTCCGGGTTCCAGCCATAGAGGTAAGCCTGGGAACTGCAAAGCAAAGCAGGCTGCGCATGCATGCTCTTTTCGTTCCTCTCTTGCAACGCTTACGAAGTTAGCTGACGGATTCGGGTTGAAGAGTAACCCTACCCTCACTAAATTATCGACAATTATGTGAAGGATTCACCCCGGAAAATGGTTTCCCCGCTTCTAGATTAGAATTAAGCGATAGAGAACATTATTTAGTTTATGGAACTACTAACAATAACTAGAATTGTATCATAGTTTAATTCGAATGGTCAATTTAGTTTTGGTATTTGTATTATATTTTCTCTATGATTGGTTGTGTCCGGCAGCCATTTTACCCTATTCCAAAAGAAGCTCGTAAAAGATCCGTATGTAAGGCTCCGGCATGAAACGTTCGCCCACTGTTCAAGTTGCATAACCATACCTCGGCAGGGCTAAAAATCAGGGGGTCTATATCATAAAAATTCCCATAGTCCTTGTAGATATCCTTAAAAAGCCGCCCATATTCCTTAGAAGAGCAGGACGGAACCTGCTTTACAAGCGCATCTAAGATTTGATCATCATCTCTGAGATTATAAAGTACTGTTGATCCATAAAGAATCCCATCGTTCGAGCGTCCTAAGGCGCTGAGCTGGTCACAGGCTGCAGGAGGGAGCGGACAAATTCCCCAGCCGGAAACGACTCTTTCCAGATCATACCCCAGTTCTTTAAGTTTAGATAACCCTGTTTCCAAAGCCCGTGCGGCTATCTGAATGGAACCCACCTGAGAAGCAGTAGGCGCTGCCAAAATATAAAGATTCTCAGGATTACATCCAAATTCCCCCAATAGATGCCGAACTACCTCTTCTGACGGTAGTTCCGCGCTTTCTAAACATAGAATAGCCGTCTCAGAATAATCCTCATAGCTTGAGTTTTCATACAGGCCACCTTTATGAATAATGGCACGTCCCGGACCGGATCCCATAGCAAGCAACCCGCCATTTTTGATAGGCCAGCCTGCATATTGTGACGCCATACAAGCCCGTATTGGATGATCCGTAACAACTTCTACCGCCGGCCAGCGTAACCCATCAAAATTTGACCATTGAAGGTTTACTTGAGCCAGTCCGCCCAGGCATACTGCTGCAAATAAAACTCCGGCCTCCCAGCTCCCTTGAACCCGGACACCGCAGTCAATAACTGTTGCCTCATTGTATTTGAGAACGTTGACTCTCAGAAGCTCGCTCCTTAAGATCAATTCCTTAACTAAGGGAAAGGCCT encodes the following:
- the mch gene encoding methenyltetrahydromethanopterin cyclohydrolase, translated to MVFPFTEQSILSPNRQAFPLVKELILRSELLRVNVLKYNEATVIDCGVRVQGSWEAGVLFAAVCLGGLAQVNLQWSNFDGLRWPAVEVVTDHPIRACMASQYAGWPIKNGGLLAMGSGPGRAIIHKGGLYENSSYEDYSETAILCLESAELPSEEVVRHLLGEFGCNPENLYILAAPTASQVGSIQIAARALETGLSKLKELGYDLERVVSGWGICPLPPAACDQLSALGRSNDGILYGSTVLYNLRDDDQILDALVKQVPSCSSKEYGRLFKDIYKDYGNFYDIDPLIFSPAEVWLCNLNSGRTFHAGALHTDLLRASFGIG